GTGGTCAACCATGCGGTGAATGGTCGTAGTACCAAGAGCTTCATCGAAGAAGGAAAGTGGGACCGTGTGAAAGCACAAATCAAATCCGGAGACTATGTCTTCATTCAATTCGGTCACAACGACCAAAAAAGCAAAGATGCCGAACGCTATACGAACCCGTATACCGGCTACCGCAACAACCTCAAGACCTATGTGACTGAAGCACACGCTTTGGGAGCAAAACCAGTATTATTTAGTTCGATCGTCAGACGAAAATTCAATGAAGAAGGTGTTCTCATCGATACACACGGTGTGTATCCTTATGTGATGAGACAGCTGGCCATCGAGCTAGACGTGCCATTCGTGGACATGCAGTGGTATTCCGAGCAACTCGTCGCGAGTATGGGAGACCCAAAATCAAAAAAACTATATCTCTGGCTAGAGCCGGGGGAGTCTTCTTACAAGCCAGAGGGCAAACAGGACGATACACATTTCTCCAAATATGGGGCACAACAGATGGCTCAACTGGCCATCAAAGAAATGAAAAATCAGGGCTTTCCCTTTGTGAAATATTTGAAGGCTGAGAA
The DNA window shown above is from Reichenbachiella sp. 5M10 and carries:
- a CDS encoding rhamnogalacturonan acetylesterase translates to MLKYFLIFLLTIWMSGCHQQESYTLHLVGDSTMADKKDPELNPEHGWGQVLPSYFDSAVTVVNHAVNGRSTKSFIEEGKWDRVKAQIKSGDYVFIQFGHNDQKSKDAERYTNPYTGYRNNLKTYVTEAHALGAKPVLFSSIVRRKFNEEGVLIDTHGVYPYVMRQLAIELDVPFVDMQWYSEQLVASMGDPKSKKLYLWLEPGESSYKPEGKQDDTHFSKYGAQQMAQLAIKEMKNQGFPFVKYLKAENLKTNN